One stretch of Asterias rubens chromosome 8, eAstRub1.3, whole genome shotgun sequence DNA includes these proteins:
- the LOC117293932 gene encoding exosome complex component RRP45-like: MKETPLSNVERDFIIDAIKSGKRLDGRDTYDYRNIKIVFGIERGSCEVHLGQTRVLAQASCKAVEPKNARPTEGQLYLNLELSPMASPSFEAGRLSEYGVELNRLLEKCLKESRAVDLESLCIVAGEKVWQIRVDVHVLNHDGSILDCASVAAITALSHFRRPDVSVVGEAVTIHLPEDRDPVPLSVHHMPLCTTFAFYEQGKYLLVDPMYKEELVMEGNMVVSMNAHRELCTVQMTGGMLLLKDQILRCSQIAVIKVGEITELIKKALSNDARARSEGRKFGFAESLPQRRITTSVAKPEPVDTSESMETAQDVIDRSEPVQVPDTKPKVLDSGFGGIGEGSASTWLIPGDEDEVEEDDIGDEDVKEFDVMEEEEEQESKESKKRAVEECHSDSSEEEATVTLNEADISNLNTRKAADPSADLDLSVALKATNPKSVTTREPSSKKKTKRKGKKTK, translated from the exons ATGAAGGAGACGCCGCTGTCAAACGTTGAACGGGACTTTATTATAGATGCCATCAAGTCAGGAAAG AGATTAGATGGTCGTGACACATATGACTACAGAAACATCAAGATCGTATTTGGTATAGAGAGAGGTAGCTGTGAGGTACATCTTGGACAGACGAG AGTGTTGGCTCAAGCGTCATGCAAGGCTGTGGAACCTAAGAATGCCAGACCAACAGAAGGACAACTCTATCTAAATCTTGAACTCTCACCGATGGCTTCACCCAGCTTCGAGGCAGGACG gtTATCGGAGTACGGAGTTGAGCTGAATCGGTTATTGGAGAAATGTCTTAAGGAGTCCAGAGCTGTGGATTTAGAGTCTCTCTGCATTGTAGCTGGGGAAAAG GTTTGGCAGATCCGTGTGGATGTTCATGTCTTGAACCACGATGGTAGCATCTTAGACTGCGCTAGTGTCGCAGCAATAACTGCCCTGTCTCACTTCAGGAGGCCAGATGTTTCAGTCGTTGGAGAAGCAGTCACAATT CATCTACCAGAGGACAGAGATCCAGTGCCATTGAGTGTGCATCACATGCCACTTTGTACCACATTCGCTTTCTACGAACAGGG gaaGTATCTTCTGGTGGATCCGATGTACAAAGAAGAGTTGGTGATGGAAGGCAACATGGTAGTGTCAATGAATGCCCACAGGGAACTATGCACAGTCCAGATGACAGGAGGGATGCTTCTACTGAAGGACCAG ATTTTGCGATGTTCCCAGATTGCTGTCATCAAGGTTGGTGAGATTACAGAACTCATTAAGAAGGCCTTGAGTAATGACGCCAGAGCACG GTCAGAGGGACGGAAGTTTGGTTTTGCAGAATCCCTTCCTCAGAGGAGAATAACTACATCTGTAGCCAAACCTGAGCCCGTCGATACATCAGAGTCAATGGAGACTGCACAGGATGTCATAGACAGATCAGAACCAGTTCAGGTTCC TGACACCAAACCCAAAGTTCTGGATTCTGGTTTTGGAGGAATCGGAGAAGGGTCAGCAAGCACGTGGCTCATACCAGGGGATGAAGATGAGGTGGAGGAGGATGATATTGGGGATGAGGATGTTAAAGAGTTTGATGTCATGGAGGAAGAGGAAGAACAAGAAAGCAAAGAGTCTAAAAAGAGAG CTGTGGAGGAGTGCCATAGTGACAGTAGTGAAGAAGAAGCGACTGTAACGCTCAACGAAGCAGACATTAGCAACCTAAACACAAG aaaagcCGCAGATCCATCAGCTGATCTGGATCTTTCTGTTGCCCTCAAAGCCACAAATCCAAAGAGTGTGACAACGAGAGAACCATCgtcaaaaaagaaaaccaaacggaaaggaaagaaaacaaagtga